CGTTGAGCGCAAACGGCAGCAGCGCCACGTCCCAGTGACCCAGGTAGGCCGGCAGGTCGTCGTAGCCCTTCTGCCCGAGGTAATGCAGGTTCTCGCCACGCGGCAACCCGGCGGGGTCGATCTTGACCACCGGCCCGAGCAGCACGAACTGCCAGTCCGGACGGCGGCGGGCGAGTTCCGCGATCAGCCCGGTATCGAAGCGCTCGTCGATCACGCCGTAAAAGCCCAGACGCGGACGCGCGAGTCCCGCCTGATCCGCCGGGTCACCGAGCCCGTTTCTGGCCCGCGCGAAATGCCCGGTGTCCACACTCGACGCAAAGGGATGTACGTTGGAGTGCTGACGGCGCTTGGCCTCAAACAGCCGGTGTCCGCCCGTGAACACCACGTCGGCCTGCCGGAAGAGCTGGGCCTCGCGGGCGCGCAGCTCTGGGGGCGCTCCCTTGAAATTGGCGAGTTCGTCCATGCAGTCGTACACCGTCAGCCGGGGGGTGAGGCCAGCGACCACCGGCAGCTCCATCGGGGTGTAGACCCACAGGTCATATTCCAGCAGCGTCTCGTCGCGGACGAGCCCCTCCAACAGGGCGGCGGTGCGGCGCTGGGACTCGGCGGGCGAATGGCCCTCCTCGATATAGGGAACGCAGACCTGGACTCCGTGTTCTTCACGACGCTCCAGACGGTCAGCGTGGGGACCGAACCGGGGCTCTTCGACGTAGTACACGGCCCGCTCACGGGCGGCGAGGGTCATGAGATGTTGAGGACGCTGAAACACGAAA
Above is a window of Deinococcus reticulitermitis DNA encoding:
- a CDS encoding glycosyltransferase family 1 protein, producing the protein MSIASHPSDLAPQPALLVLSHLRWDFVFQRPQHLMTLAARERAVYYVEEPRFGPHADRLERREEHGVQVCVPYIEEGHSPAESQRRTAALLEGLVRDETLLEYDLWVYTPMELPVVAGLTPRLTVYDCMDELANFKGAPPELRAREAQLFRQADVVFTGGHRLFEAKRRQHSNVHPFASSVDTGHFARARNGLGDPADQAGLARPRLGFYGVIDERFDTGLIAELARRRPDWQFVLLGPVVKIDPAGLPRGENLHYLGQKGYDDLPAYLGHWDVALLPFALNEATEFISPTKTPEYLAGGAAVVSTGIRDVIRPYGELDLVRVADGVDAFEAACAAALAERGTAAESERQARADRYLSRLSWERTWAGMCAEMERALGSNEARLSGAADD